A stretch of the Medicago truncatula cultivar Jemalong A17 chromosome 5, MtrunA17r5.0-ANR, whole genome shotgun sequence genome encodes the following:
- the LOC11436967 gene encoding bax inhibitor 1 encodes MDSFASFFDSTPRWNFNTLKNFNQISPRVQNHLKQVYLTLCFAVAAAAVGAYLHVLLNIGGILTAIACLGISVWLLSTPPFEERKRLTLLMAAALFQGASIGPLIDFAIQVDPSIIFSSFVATALAFGCFSGAALVAKRREYLYLGGFVSSGLSILMWLHFASAIFGGSMALFKFELYFGLLVFVGYIVVDTQEIVEKAHFGDLDYVKHALTLFTDLVAVFVRILAIILNSKRAEEEKKKKKRRE; translated from the exons ATGGATTCATTCGCTTCGTTCTTCGATTCAACACCTCGATGGAATTTCAATACTCTCAAAAACTTCAATCAGATTTCTCCTCGCGTTCAGAATCACCTCAAACag GTTTATTTGACCTTGTGTTTTGCTGTGGCCGCTGCTGCTGTTGGAGCTTACCTCCATGTCCTTCTCAACATTGGTGGTATTCTTACCGCAATTGCGTGCTTGGGAATTAGTGTTTGGTTACTCTCAACACCTCCTTTTGAAGAG CGAAAGAGGTTGACTTTGTTGATGGCCGCGGCACTGTTTCAGGGTGCCTCTATTGGACCCTTGATTGATTTCGCTATTCAAGTCGATCCAAG CATCATCTTCAGTTCATTTGTCGCAACTGCCTTGGCTTTCGGGTGTTTCTCTGGAGCAGCTTTGGTTGCTAAGCGTAGGGAGTACCTCTACCTTGGTGGCTTTGTTTCTTCTGGGTTGTCCATTCTTATGTGGTTGCACTTTGCTTCTGCCATCTTTGGAGGTTCAATGGCTCTCTTTAAGTTTGAG TTGTATTTTGGGCTTTTGGTGTTTGTGGGTTACATTGTAGTAGACACGCAGGAAATAGTTGAGAAGGCACACTTTGGCGATCTCGATTATGTGAAGCATGCTCTGACCTTGTTTACTGATTTGGTTGCAGTTTTTGTCCGGATTCTAGCCATCATT TTGAATAGCAAGAGGGCTgaggaggagaagaagaaaaagaagagaagagaataa